GTGCATGAGGAGGAGTGGATCCTCGCCAACGGGGATCATCTGCGGGTGGTCGGCCAGCCGCTGCCCGACGGCGGCCTCCGCATCATCTTCGAGGATCGCACCGAGCAGGTCCGCCTGTCGAGCGCGCGCGACACCCTGTTGCGCGTCCGCACCGCCACCTTCGACAATCTGTTCGAAGGGGTGGCGGTGTTCGCTTCCGATGGTCGGCTGACGCTGTGGAACCGCCGCTTCGGCGATTTCTGGAGCCTCGACGAAAGCTGGCTTGCCCAGCACCCACGGGTCGACGAACTGGTGCCGGCCTTTGCCGGGCGGCTGGTCAATCCGACCGCCGCGGCCCGGCTGCGCGAACTGGTCCGCGGCGCGACCGGCGAGCGGCGGGCCGAGCAGGGCCGTCTCAGCCTCGCCGACGGCCGCCACTTCGCGTTCGCCGCGGTTCCGCTGCCCGACGGCAACGCGCTCTTCACGATGATCGACGTCACCGATTCGAGCCGGATCGAAGCCGCCCTGCGCGAACGCGCCGAGGCGCTGGAGCAGGCCGACCGGGTGCGGACCGACTTCGTCGCTAACATGAGCTACGAACTGCGCACTCCGCTGACCTCGATCGGCGGCTTCGCGGAGATGCTTCGCGAGGGCTATGCCGGGGCTTTGTCGGGACCGGCCAAGGATTATGTCGCTGCGATCCTCGAAAGCGTGTCGCGTCTGTCGCGGCTGATCGACGACGTCCTCGACCTGACCCAGGGCGCCAAGGGCGACGTCGTGCTGGAGCGCGAGCGGGTCGACCTGGCCGGCTTGATCCGTACCGTCACCGTGCAGATGGAGCCCGCCGCCAAGGCCAAGGGGCTACGCTTCAAGGTGGTGATCGGGGAGGGGACGGGGAGCATGTCGGGCGACCATCGCCGGCTGCGCGAAAGCCTTGAGCATGTGCTGCGTAACGCGGTCGCTTATACCGACAAGGGCGAGGTACGGCTGATCACCCAGGGCGGTACCGAGAATGTCGAAATCCTGATCGCCGACACCGGGCGCGGGCTGGCCGAGGAGCATCAGGCCCGGGTGTTCGAGCGCTTCACCCGGTTCAGCGAACGCCGCGGCGAGGCCGCGCTGGGGCTCGGCCTGCCGCTCACCCGCCAGTTCGTCGAAGCGCATGGCGGGACGGTCCAGCTGAGCAGCATCGAGGGCAAGGGCACCAGCGTGCTGATCACCCTGCCGCGATCGGGCGGCCGCTAGGATGTGGCAGCTCGACGAGCCGGCCATGGCGCAGGCCGGTGCGGCGTTGGCAGGCGTGTTGCAAGCAGGCGATGTGGTGATGCTGTCGGGGCCGCTCGGCGCCGGCAAGACGACGCTTGTACGGGGCGTGCTCGCAGCGCTTGGCCATGAAGGCGAAGTGCCCTCGCCGACCTTTGCCATCGTCCAACCCTATGACGCGATCCGCCTGCCGATCGCCCATGCCGACCTGTACCGGATCGAGGATCCGGCAGAGCTGGAGGAACTGGGGCTCGACGACCAACTGCTCGATGGCGCGTTGCTGGTCGAATGGCCCGAGCGCGCGGGTGAGGCGGCCTGGCCACATGCGCTTCGGCTCAGCCTGCAACCGCTTCCCGATGGCCGACGCGCCTTGACTTGGGACGTGCCGAAGTCATGGGAAGGCCGATGGCCACCGCCGCAAAACCCCACATGATTCCGCCCGCCTCCTGCAATCGCTTCCTGGCCGAAGCCGGCTGGGAGGGCGCCCGGGTCGAGCCGCTGGCTGGCGACGCCAGCTTTCGCCGCTATTTCAGGGTCCTCCATCCGGACCATGGCGCCGCCGTGCTGATGGATGCGCCGCCCCCGCACGAGGATCCCCGGCCGTTCATAGCGGTTGCCGAATGGCTGGTCGGCCACGGCTTCAGCGCGCCCGACATCCTGGCCCGCGACCTCAACCAGGGGTTGCTGCTGCTGGCCGACTTCGGTGACGTCCGCCTGCGCGAAACGCTGGACGAGGCGCCGGACGAGGAACTGCGACTGTACGGCGCCGCCACTGACCTGCTGGCCGACCTCCACCGGCACCCGCCGATGCCGGGCCTGCCGCCGCACGGCCTCGCCGAATGGCTGGCCGAGCTCGAGCTGTTTCCGGACTGGTATGCGCCGGCGGTCGGTATCGAGGTCGATCGCCCCTCCTACCTCGCCGCTTGGCGCGAGGTGCTGGCGCCGGTGGCCGACGACGGGCTTGGGCCGGTCACCGTGCTGCGCGACTTCCATGCCGAGAATATCATGCTGGTCAGTGGCCGCGAGGGGCATGCTCACCTCGGCCTGCTTGACTTCCAGGACGCGCTGGCCGGACACCCGGCCTACGACCTCGCTTCCATCCTCGAGGATGCGCGGCGAGACGTGTCGCCGTCGGTCGAAGGGGCGATGCTCGACCGCTATGCCGCATCGAGCGAGAAGGGCGAGACCTTCCGCCGCGCTTACTGGGCGCTGGCAGCGCAGCGCAACACCCGCATCCTCGGGGTGTTCTGCCGGTTGTGGAAGCGCGACGGAAAGCCCGGCTACCGCCGCTTCCAGCCGCGGATGTGGGGACTGCTCGAGCGGGACCTCGCCGCCCCGCACCTGGCGCCGGTGCGCGAATGGTTCGACCGCAACGTCCCGCCCGAGGCACGGGCCGCCGCCTGGAGCGACGCCGAATGACCGCCACCATCCACCGCACCCTGCGCATCCGCCCGGACATCAGCGCCACCGTCCCGCGCTGCGCGATGGTCATGGCGGCGGGTCTGGGCAAGCGGATGCGACCGCTGACCGCGACCCGGCCCAAGCCGCTGGTCGAGGTCGCCGGCAAGGCGCTGCTCGATCACGTCCTCGATCGCCTCCGTGCGTCCGGGGTCGAGCGGGTGGTGGTCAACGTCCACTATCTGGCCGACAATCTCGAGGCGCACCTCAAGGCGCGGTGCAAGGACCTCGAGGTCGCGATCAGCGACGAACGCGAGCAATTGCTCGAGACCGGCGGCGGGCTGGTCCGGGCGCGGCCGCTGATCGATTGCGATCCGTTCCTCGCAGTCAACAGCGACAATTTCTGGGTCGACGGGCCGAGCGACACGCTGAAGCTGCTGGCCAGCCACTGGGACAGCGAGCGAATGGACGCGCTGCTGCTGTTGGTGCCCCAGGCGCGGGCCGGCAATCATGGCGGCAGCGGCGATTTCCACATGGATTCCGCCGGTCGCCTACGCCGCCGCGCGCCGGGCCGGGTCGCGCCATTCGTCTACACCGGCATCCAGATCATGGCCCAGCGCCTGCTCGACGGAGCGCCCGAGGGGCCGTTTTCCACCAACATCCTGTGGGACCGGGCGATCGAGGAAGGCCGCTGCTTCGGGGTCGTCCACCAGGGACTGTGGTTCGACGTCGGAACGCCCGGCGCCATTTCGGCAACCGAGGAAGCGCTTGCCCGCGAGTGAGCCGCGGCCCGGCCCAAGCCTTTGGTCGATACCCGCCGAAGCCAGCTTCGCCGACGCCCTCGCGCTTGAATTGATCCGCCGCCACGGGGGCGATCCGCTGGCGTTGGCGCGCGGCAGGGTGCTGCTTCCCAATGCCCGGGCGGTGCGCACCGTGACCGAGGCATTCGTCCGGGCGAGCGGGGCCGGCCTGTTGTTGCCGCGACTGATCCCGATCGGCGACCCGTCGCTCGACGAGCGTATCGGCGGCGCGTTCGAGACGCTGGAAGGGCCGAGCGTCGCGCCCGCGGTCGACCCGCTGACCCGCCAGGCAGAGCTTGCCGCCATGCTGCAGGCCGGGCGAAGCCTCGGCACGGCAGAGGCGTGGCGGCTGTCCGGCGATCTTGCCCGCACGCTCGACCAGTTGCTGGTGGAGGGCATCACCCCCGCCGATCTGCTCGCCAGGCTCGACGAAGGGGGAGAGTTGGCGATCCACCAGAAGCGCGCGCTGGAGACGTTGTCGGTGGTGCTGACGCGCTGGCCCGAACGGCAGCGGAGGGCCGGGCGTATCGACCTGGTCGAGCGCCGCAATCTGCTGCTGCGCGCGACGGCGCGGCGCTGGCAGGCGATTCCGCCGCCCGGCTTCACCGTCGCGGCGGGCATCACCACTTCCGCGCCTGCGGTAGCCGAACTCCTCCGCGTCGTTGCGCACATGCCGGACGGAAGCGTGGTGCTGCCGGCGCTTACCGACGACGCCTTGCTTGACGAGGAGCAATGGGAGGCGCTGGGGGGCGAAGAGCCGGAGGATGGCCGGCCCGAACCGACCCACCCGCAATATCACCTGAAGCTGCTGCTCCGCCGGATGCGGGTCGATCGTGCGAGCGTGCGATCGTGGCCCTCGGCAAGTGCCGCGCCCGACGGCCCCCAGCGCAGCCGGGCGGCTGCCCATGCACTGACCGCGGCGTCGTTCAGCCAAGGGTGGAGCAGGCTTGCTCCGGGGGAACGCTCGCTCGGATCGGTGCGGCTCGCGATCCTGCCCGACCCGGCGTCCGAGGCGCAGGCGATCGCGCTGGCGCTGCGGGAAGCGCTGGAAACCGAGGGGCGGACGGCCGCGCTGGTCACGCCCGATCGCCAGCTCGCGCGGCGGGTCGGGGCGCACCTTCGCCGGTGGGGGATCGAGGCCGACGACAGTGCGGGCACCCCGCTGTCGCTGCTGGCGCCCGGAAGCCTGCTGCTGGCACTCGCGGCGGCGGCGGCCGACCGGCTGGCGCCGGTGCCGCTGCTGGCGCTGCTCGGCCATCCCCTGGTGCGGGCTGGCGAAGGCCGGCGTGAGTGGCTCGACGACGTCCGCGCGCTCGACCTCGCGCTGCGCGGACCGCGGCCGTTGCCGGGGCTCGACGGGTTGCAGCGGCTGGTCGAGCAGAAAATCGAGGACAAGCGCAGCGCTGCGAGAACACTACCGGAAGTCTGGCAGCGGCTCGAGCCGGTGGTGGCAAGGATCGAGCCGTTACTGGACGGTGCGCTGACCCTTGCCGGGCTCGCTGCAGGGTTGCGCCACGGCGTGGAGATGCTGGCGGGCGAGGGGGCATGGAGCGGGCCGGCCGGGCGTGCCGCGGCCGACCTGCTGGCCGCGCTCGAAGCCTCACCAGCGACCGCCGCGCTGCCCATTACCACCAATGACGCGGTGCCGCTGCTGCGCTCCCTCCTCGACGGGGTGGCGATCCGCCCACCTTATGGCCAGCATCCGCGGGTGCGCATCCTCGGCCTGATCGAGGCGCGGCTTATCAAGACCGACCTGATGATCCTGGCCGGCCTCAATGAGGGAAGCTGGCCCGCTCCGCCCAGCCCCGACCCGTGGCTCCCGGTGACGGTGCGGCGGCAGTTGAAACTGCCGGGACCTGAAATCCGCATCGGGCTGTCCGCCCACGACTTCGCCGGCCTGCTGTGCGCGGAGGAGGTGCTGCTGACCCGCGCCCGGCGCGACGGGCGGTCGCCGACGGTCAGTTCGCGGCTGCTGCTGCGGCTCGAGGCCCTCACCGGCGGGCTGCCGCGCGACGACCGGCTGGAGGCGCTGGCGGTGGCGCTCGACGATCCCGAGCGCGAGCAGCCGGCGCTCCGCCCGCGTCCGTCACCGCCCCGGGCCGAGCGGCCCAAGCGGATC
Above is a window of Sphingomonas glaciei DNA encoding:
- the addB gene encoding double-strand break repair protein AddB; this encodes MPASEPRPGPSLWSIPAEASFADALALELIRRHGGDPLALARGRVLLPNARAVRTVTEAFVRASGAGLLLPRLIPIGDPSLDERIGGAFETLEGPSVAPAVDPLTRQAELAAMLQAGRSLGTAEAWRLSGDLARTLDQLLVEGITPADLLARLDEGGELAIHQKRALETLSVVLTRWPERQRRAGRIDLVERRNLLLRATARRWQAIPPPGFTVAAGITTSAPAVAELLRVVAHMPDGSVVLPALTDDALLDEEQWEALGGEEPEDGRPEPTHPQYHLKLLLRRMRVDRASVRSWPSASAAPDGPQRSRAAAHALTAASFSQGWSRLAPGERSLGSVRLAILPDPASEAQAIALALREALETEGRTAALVTPDRQLARRVGAHLRRWGIEADDSAGTPLSLLAPGSLLLALAAAAADRLAPVPLLALLGHPLVRAGEGRREWLDDVRALDLALRGPRPLPGLDGLQRLVEQKIEDKRSAARTLPEVWQRLEPVVARIEPLLDGALTLAGLAAGLRHGVEMLAGEGAWSGPAGRAAADLLAALEASPATAALPITTNDAVPLLRSLLDGVAIRPPYGQHPRVRILGLIEARLIKTDLMILAGLNEGSWPAPPSPDPWLPVTVRRQLKLPGPEIRIGLSAHDFAGLLCAEEVLLTRARRDGRSPTVSSRLLLRLEALTGGLPRDDRLEALAVALDDPEREQPALRPRPSPPRAERPKRIRVTDLDRLKADPFSFYAKTMLGLRPLDDLGAEQDAAWKGTIVHALFEQWFEEDQCAPARLLPRARALLAGNDIHPLMRALWGPRLMEAIGTLAVEEAEKQAKGRRPIGAEVEGKAEVAGVQLIGRADRIDRLPGNGLLAILDFKTGKPPANNQVEAGFALQLGLLGLIAEKGGFGDLMARPALFEYWSLAKQDRSDRRGFVEEIGPADLILEEARRHFSEAAARWLTGDEPFHAKLQPRFARYGDYDQLMRLEEWLGRS
- the tsaE gene encoding tRNA (adenosine(37)-N6)-threonylcarbamoyltransferase complex ATPase subunit type 1 TsaE, with the protein product MWQLDEPAMAQAGAALAGVLQAGDVVMLSGPLGAGKTTLVRGVLAALGHEGEVPSPTFAIVQPYDAIRLPIAHADLYRIEDPAELEELGLDDQLLDGALLVEWPERAGEAAWPHALRLSLQPLPDGRRALTWDVPKSWEGRWPPPQNPT
- a CDS encoding sensor histidine kinase, encoding MIFGQSSAILALLALAALWFAVGAFLAVRGIGERRRATRLGSHAKAIGALLAAAPVRPLLVHRDGRLEADPALLGELSAEGAETFADLANGSGLSPDDYQALSASLGEAALGVATIERAVTIQSSGRRLDVRGGPAPSPSPPGSVLLWIGESSSAERDRAAMAEQLGATQRAMGALTQLIEAAPFPMWVRETDYGLALVNRAFVAAVEAPDAATVVERGIELVEGGGEAGARAGAEQALKEGRAIERIRPATIGGERRTLRLVDVPLPGGTVAGYAFDIQELEDARSELERHALSQRELSDRMTAGAIQFDPDRTLSFYNRPFAILSDIEHEWLDDGPEFDRLLERMRENHRLPEVRDFPEWKAERRAWFTSAEEVHEEEWILANGDHLRVVGQPLPDGGLRIIFEDRTEQVRLSSARDTLLRVRTATFDNLFEGVAVFASDGRLTLWNRRFGDFWSLDESWLAQHPRVDELVPAFAGRLVNPTAAARLRELVRGATGERRAEQGRLSLADGRHFAFAAVPLPDGNALFTMIDVTDSSRIEAALRERAEALEQADRVRTDFVANMSYELRTPLTSIGGFAEMLREGYAGALSGPAKDYVAAILESVSRLSRLIDDVLDLTQGAKGDVVLERERVDLAGLIRTVTVQMEPAAKAKGLRFKVVIGEGTGSMSGDHRRLRESLEHVLRNAVAYTDKGEVRLITQGGTENVEILIADTGRGLAEEHQARVFERFTRFSERRGEAALGLGLPLTRQFVEAHGGTVQLSSIEGKGTSVLITLPRSGGR
- a CDS encoding nucleotidyltransferase family protein, whose amino-acid sequence is MTATIHRTLRIRPDISATVPRCAMVMAAGLGKRMRPLTATRPKPLVEVAGKALLDHVLDRLRASGVERVVVNVHYLADNLEAHLKARCKDLEVAISDEREQLLETGGGLVRARPLIDCDPFLAVNSDNFWVDGPSDTLKLLASHWDSERMDALLLLVPQARAGNHGGSGDFHMDSAGRLRRRAPGRVAPFVYTGIQIMAQRLLDGAPEGPFSTNILWDRAIEEGRCFGVVHQGLWFDVGTPGAISATEEALARE
- a CDS encoding aminoglycoside phosphotransferase family protein — its product is MIPPASCNRFLAEAGWEGARVEPLAGDASFRRYFRVLHPDHGAAVLMDAPPPHEDPRPFIAVAEWLVGHGFSAPDILARDLNQGLLLLADFGDVRLRETLDEAPDEELRLYGAATDLLADLHRHPPMPGLPPHGLAEWLAELELFPDWYAPAVGIEVDRPSYLAAWREVLAPVADDGLGPVTVLRDFHAENIMLVSGREGHAHLGLLDFQDALAGHPAYDLASILEDARRDVSPSVEGAMLDRYAASSEKGETFRRAYWALAAQRNTRILGVFCRLWKRDGKPGYRRFQPRMWGLLERDLAAPHLAPVREWFDRNVPPEARAAAWSDAE